The proteins below come from a single Gammaproteobacteria bacterium genomic window:
- a CDS encoding HlyC/CorC family transporter codes for MVDLALTILLLVANFLFVGTEFAITRLRPTQLNELERKGTAGAKSARHAVDHIDAYLSACQLGITLASIGLGVVGKPFFQALFKPWLGDASAYTGFAVAAGLAFATVTLLHVVLGELVPKSLAISRTVPVALLFAPPMRLFYLLTKPVVDLFNAMGNLILKPFGVPPAREVGHTPHSEDELRELLRQSAAEGLIDIDERRFTENVFSFGERRTRDIMLPRPNVEFVTVTDDLRAIAARLLASGRTRLPLCDGEQGLDATIGLVHAKDLLRAVIEDEKIKPRDIARPLPRVSESVLIDELLRDLRRDRNHMALVADEHGITVGLVTLEDILEEIVGEIEDEFDTDRVELIVEEGECTRVAGSASIRLVVKRLNVEIANPHEATIGGHVTEMLGRLPQVGEIVQLN; via the coding sequence ATGGTCGATCTGGCTCTTACCATCCTGCTCCTGGTGGCGAATTTCCTGTTCGTCGGCACGGAATTCGCGATCACTCGCCTGCGCCCCACACAGCTCAATGAGCTGGAGCGCAAAGGTACGGCGGGCGCAAAATCCGCGCGCCACGCCGTTGATCACATCGATGCTTATCTCTCCGCCTGCCAGCTCGGTATCACCCTGGCGAGCATCGGCCTGGGCGTGGTCGGCAAGCCTTTTTTTCAGGCACTGTTCAAGCCCTGGCTAGGCGACGCCTCCGCGTACACGGGGTTCGCGGTCGCCGCCGGACTCGCATTCGCCACCGTCACCTTGTTGCACGTGGTGCTAGGCGAGCTGGTACCCAAAAGCCTCGCCATCTCCCGCACCGTGCCAGTCGCGCTGCTGTTCGCGCCGCCCATGCGATTGTTCTATCTACTCACCAAGCCGGTGGTCGATCTCTTCAACGCAATGGGCAATCTGATTCTCAAGCCTTTTGGCGTACCGCCCGCCCGCGAGGTAGGTCACACGCCGCACTCGGAAGACGAGCTGCGCGAATTGTTACGCCAGAGCGCCGCCGAAGGGCTGATCGACATCGACGAGCGCCGGTTCACCGAAAACGTGTTCTCGTTCGGCGAACGGCGTACGCGCGACATCATGCTGCCGAGACCGAACGTGGAGTTCGTGACCGTGACCGACGACCTGCGCGCCATCGCCGCGCGGCTGCTCGCTTCCGGCCGCACGCGTCTGCCATTGTGTGATGGCGAACAGGGGTTGGACGCCACCATCGGCCTGGTGCACGCAAAAGACTTGCTGCGCGCGGTTATCGAGGACGAAAAGATCAAGCCGCGGGATATCGCGCGCCCGTTGCCGCGCGTGTCGGAATCCGTGCTAATCGACGAACTGCTGCGTGACCTGCGGCGTGACCGCAACCACATGGCGCTGGTGGCCGACGAGCACGGCATTACGGTCGGTCTGGTTACACTGGAGGACATACTCGAGGAAATCGTCGGCGAAATCGAAGACGAGTTCGACACCGATCGCGTCGAGCTGATCGTGGAGGAAGGCGAGTGCACGCGGGTTGCCGGCTCGGCGTCGATCCGCCTGGTCGTAAAACGGCTTAACGTCGAAATTGCCAATCCGCACGAAGCGACCATCGGCGGGCACGTAACCGAAATGCTGGGGCGTCTGCCTCAGGTCGGAGAAATCGTGCAACTTAACG